Proteins from a genomic interval of Diaminobutyricimonas aerilata:
- a CDS encoding sigma-70 family RNA polymerase sigma factor, translating to MSTTLLPAGVHGRMASTPRSTVPHDREAAGPDEPSAVRREEPWEAVVARLVADRGDALLRYAQLLCGSPDDAADLVQDALVKTFGRLRAGLTVQSAEAYVRRSILTTHVDRARRRQRWRRIAHLAYRPDEVPAATDALQERMDLTEQLQRLSPRERACVVLRYYEDLKVDDIAEWLGISPGTVKRYLSDALAKLAIALDPAHDAGSGGGHHGR from the coding sequence GTGAGCACGACACTGCTGCCCGCCGGCGTCCACGGCAGAATGGCGTCGACACCGAGGAGCACCGTGCCGCACGACCGCGAGGCAGCCGGGCCGGACGAGCCCTCCGCCGTGCGCCGTGAGGAGCCCTGGGAGGCCGTCGTGGCGCGGCTCGTCGCCGACCGCGGCGACGCGTTGCTGCGCTACGCGCAACTGCTGTGCGGCAGCCCCGATGACGCCGCCGACCTGGTGCAGGACGCGCTCGTGAAGACCTTCGGCCGGCTGCGGGCCGGACTCACGGTGCAGAGCGCCGAGGCGTACGTGCGCCGCAGCATCCTGACCACCCACGTGGACCGGGCGCGACGACGGCAACGCTGGAGGCGCATCGCCCACCTCGCGTACCGGCCCGACGAGGTGCCTGCAGCGACCGACGCGCTCCAGGAGCGCATGGATCTCACCGAGCAGTTGCAGCGACTGTCCCCGCGCGAGCGGGCCTGCGTCGTGCTGCGCTACTACGAGGACCTCAAGGTCGACGACATCGCCGAGTGGCTCGGGATCAGCCCCGGGACGGTCAAGCGCTACCTCAGCGACGCGCTCGCGAAGCTCGCGATCGCGCTCGATCCGGCGCACGACGCGGGAAGCGGAGGGGGGCACCATGGCCGATGA
- a CDS encoding pyridoxine/pyridoxamine 5'-phosphate oxidase: MATPDDLRSRLRSLKPFEARLPLFDPDALPEEPLPAVIEWVQQAIDAGVAVPHAMTLATATEDGVPNARTLLLKDVDERGLWFASVNSGPKGLELEGNPRAALVLYWREQGRQLRVTGTVRVAEREIAERDFLSRHPIARAGAIAGRQSSEMPDDAEQQLADAQRLVAEQPDFVPEDWTAYYVEPETVEFWQATPDRDQMRVRYRRFGVGWRRDRLWP, from the coding sequence ATGGCCACCCCCGACGACCTGCGCTCCCGGCTGCGTTCCCTGAAGCCCTTCGAGGCTCGGCTGCCCCTCTTCGACCCGGACGCGCTGCCGGAGGAGCCGCTGCCGGCCGTCATCGAGTGGGTGCAGCAGGCCATCGACGCCGGCGTGGCCGTGCCGCACGCCATGACGCTCGCCACGGCGACCGAGGACGGGGTGCCGAACGCGCGCACGCTGCTGCTGAAAGACGTCGACGAGCGCGGTCTCTGGTTCGCGTCGGTGAACTCCGGACCCAAGGGCCTCGAGCTCGAGGGCAACCCCCGTGCCGCGCTCGTGCTCTACTGGCGGGAGCAGGGTCGCCAGCTGCGGGTGACCGGCACCGTGCGGGTCGCCGAACGCGAGATCGCCGAGCGCGACTTCCTCTCGCGGCATCCGATCGCCCGCGCCGGCGCGATCGCCGGCCGCCAGAGCAGCGAGATGCCGGACGACGCCGAGCAGCAGCTCGCCGACGCCCAGCGGTTGGTCGCGGAGCAGCCCGACTTCGTGCCCGAGGACTGGACGGCGTACTACGTGGAACCGGAGACCGTCGAGTTCTGGCAGGCGACGCCGGATCGCGACCAGATGCGGGTGCGCTACCGCCGGTTCGGAGTCGGCTGGCGTCGCGACAGGCTGTGGCCGTGA
- a CDS encoding glycerate kinase, with translation MRVVIAPDSFKGSLTAREVAAAIAAGWREQRPDDELVLVPLADGGEGTLDAMEQAMPDAARRSAGTVTGPDGRPVAGEYLALPGGVAVVELAQSSGLPLMGGLDPLHATTRGLGEVIGRALDDGATSIVVGLGGSASTDGGAGALRALGLRLLDEHGADVSDGGAALLEVRTVDRSGLRPIPGGVTLLSDVTAPLLGPTGAAAVFGPQKGAAEHDVALLDRALAHFASLLGGDPSVAGTGAAGGTGFGLLAAYDARIVSGADHLAALVGLPERIAASDLVLSGEGRFDEQSLGGKIVGRTLATARAAGVPAGVIAGQITTAPPQWGVALTAIAGSVEQAIAEPAKWLEAAGRMAARELG, from the coding sequence GTGCGTGTCGTCATCGCCCCGGACTCCTTCAAAGGCTCGCTGACCGCTCGCGAGGTCGCCGCGGCGATCGCCGCGGGATGGCGCGAGCAGCGCCCCGACGACGAGCTCGTGCTCGTGCCGCTCGCGGACGGAGGCGAGGGCACCCTCGACGCGATGGAGCAGGCGATGCCGGATGCCGCGCGTCGCTCCGCGGGCACGGTCACCGGACCGGACGGGCGGCCCGTCGCCGGCGAGTACCTGGCACTGCCCGGCGGCGTCGCGGTGGTCGAACTCGCGCAGTCGTCGGGGCTGCCGCTCATGGGCGGCCTCGACCCGCTCCACGCGACCACGCGCGGGCTCGGTGAGGTGATCGGGCGCGCGCTCGACGACGGCGCGACCTCGATCGTCGTGGGACTCGGCGGGTCGGCCTCGACCGACGGGGGCGCGGGCGCCCTCCGCGCGCTCGGACTGCGGCTGCTCGACGAGCACGGCGCCGACGTGTCCGACGGAGGGGCGGCACTCCTCGAGGTGCGCACCGTCGACCGGTCGGGCCTCCGTCCCATCCCCGGGGGCGTGACCCTTCTGAGCGACGTCACCGCCCCGCTGCTCGGCCCGACGGGCGCCGCGGCGGTGTTCGGGCCGCAGAAGGGCGCCGCCGAGCACGACGTCGCACTGCTCGACCGTGCCCTCGCGCACTTCGCCTCCCTGCTCGGCGGCGATCCGTCCGTGGCGGGCACGGGCGCCGCGGGTGGCACCGGGTTCGGTCTCCTCGCCGCCTACGACGCCCGCATCGTCTCGGGCGCCGACCATCTCGCGGCGCTCGTCGGCCTGCCCGAGCGCATCGCCGCATCCGATCTCGTCCTCTCCGGCGAAGGACGCTTCGACGAGCAGTCGCTCGGCGGCAAGATCGTCGGCCGCACGCTCGCCACGGCCCGTGCCGCGGGGGTGCCCGCCGGGGTGATCGCGGGACAGATCACCACGGCCCCGCCGCAGTGGGGCGTCGCGCTGACCGCGATCGCCGGCTCGGTGGAGCAGGCGATCGCCGAGCCGGCGAAGTGGCTCGAGGCCGCCGGGCGCATGGCCGCCCGCGAACTCGGCTGA
- a CDS encoding TPM domain-containing protein, with translation MRTLAVAALAAVLIAAPTAAQAAAPIDLGGEYVVDQVGALEDRGPEVLDALDRLYDQSGLQLFVVYVDRFDGAEDGWADATAERNGLGRNDVLLAVATDDRNYELSTDLDIPLTEAQLDDVEAIALEPSLRENDWAGAAVATADGLAAVAQGLPVPEPDITPGEPDPGQRNAFPWGTVLLIGLGVLAAAIVVFLVAAAVARRRRAAELSRAAADRERELETRAGGMLVALDDALTTSRQELGFAIAEFGEQATRDFAVAIDEAAAQVGEAFQLRQQLDDTTQETPEQRAAISRRIIQLCEGADAVLDAQLDAFEALRDLEKAAPTLVPELGARLTPLRERIATTAATLTAAGQRFDEAALAAVAGNAEQADEVLRIADTSLTEARARLAAGTSAAGPARAAQVALAQADALLDAVGTHLRNLDEAAQRLDAAIADTESDLTAAGSAPTEEVTRAIGDARAALDRARAGRRSPVEAAQELLSANAQLDAVLTAVRTEQENRARATTALVTAVQAARTRVAAAAQFIDTRRGAVGAGPRTRLSEAQRQLLDAETLGQTDPVAALGRAQHASALADSALGLARADRDRWSAAPHPAQSGAAELGGLLGYLLGGDDDGYGYDGGGWSSGRRSGGWSGGSSGGLFGGSSGGWSSGRSSSSGSRRSSGGSRRSSRSSGGSRSSRRGRF, from the coding sequence GTGCGCACCCTGGCGGTCGCCGCCCTCGCGGCGGTGCTCATCGCGGCGCCGACGGCGGCGCAGGCCGCCGCCCCCATCGACCTCGGCGGCGAGTACGTCGTCGACCAGGTCGGTGCCCTCGAGGACCGTGGACCCGAAGTGCTCGACGCCCTCGACCGGCTCTACGACCAGTCGGGGCTGCAGTTGTTCGTGGTCTACGTCGACCGCTTCGACGGGGCCGAGGACGGCTGGGCCGACGCGACCGCCGAACGCAACGGCCTCGGACGCAACGACGTGCTTCTCGCGGTCGCGACCGACGACCGCAACTACGAGCTCTCGACCGACCTCGACATCCCGCTCACCGAGGCGCAACTCGACGACGTCGAGGCGATCGCCCTCGAGCCGAGTCTGCGCGAGAACGACTGGGCCGGAGCCGCCGTGGCCACCGCCGACGGGCTCGCCGCGGTCGCGCAGGGGCTGCCGGTGCCGGAGCCCGACATCACGCCGGGCGAGCCCGACCCGGGCCAGCGGAACGCCTTCCCCTGGGGAACGGTGCTGCTCATCGGCCTCGGCGTGCTCGCGGCGGCCATCGTCGTCTTCCTCGTCGCCGCCGCCGTCGCACGCCGACGTCGTGCCGCCGAACTCTCGCGCGCCGCCGCCGACCGGGAACGTGAGCTCGAGACGCGCGCCGGCGGCATGCTCGTGGCGCTCGACGACGCGCTCACCACCAGCCGCCAGGAGCTCGGATTCGCGATCGCCGAATTCGGCGAGCAGGCCACCCGCGACTTCGCGGTCGCGATCGACGAGGCGGCGGCGCAGGTCGGCGAGGCGTTCCAGCTGCGCCAGCAGCTCGACGACACGACGCAGGAGACGCCCGAGCAGCGGGCCGCCATCTCCCGGCGCATCATCCAGCTCTGCGAAGGCGCGGATGCGGTGCTCGACGCCCAGCTCGACGCGTTCGAGGCGCTGCGCGACCTCGAGAAGGCGGCCCCCACCCTCGTGCCGGAGCTCGGGGCGCGGCTCACCCCGCTCCGCGAGCGGATCGCCACGACGGCGGCCACCCTGACGGCGGCCGGGCAGCGCTTCGACGAGGCCGCGCTCGCCGCGGTGGCGGGGAACGCCGAGCAAGCCGACGAGGTGCTCCGCATCGCCGACACCTCGCTCACCGAGGCCCGTGCCCGGCTCGCGGCGGGCACCTCCGCCGCCGGCCCCGCTCGCGCCGCGCAGGTCGCGCTCGCCCAGGCCGACGCGCTGCTCGACGCGGTGGGCACGCACCTGCGCAACCTCGATGAAGCGGCGCAGCGCCTCGACGCCGCGATCGCCGACACCGAATCCGATCTCACCGCCGCCGGGTCGGCGCCGACCGAGGAGGTGACCCGCGCCATCGGCGACGCACGTGCCGCCCTCGACCGGGCGCGTGCCGGACGCCGCTCCCCCGTCGAGGCCGCTCAAGAGCTGCTGAGCGCGAACGCGCAGCTCGACGCGGTGCTCACGGCCGTGCGAACCGAGCAGGAGAACCGGGCACGGGCGACGACCGCACTCGTCACGGCGGTGCAGGCCGCGCGCACCCGCGTCGCCGCGGCGGCGCAGTTCATCGACACCCGACGCGGGGCCGTCGGCGCCGGCCCGCGCACCCGCCTCTCCGAGGCCCAGCGTCAGCTGCTCGACGCCGAGACCCTCGGTCAGACCGACCCCGTGGCCGCCCTCGGTCGCGCCCAGCATGCCTCCGCGCTCGCCGACTCGGCACTCGGACTCGCTCGCGCCGACCGCGACAGGTGGTCGGCCGCGCCGCACCCGGCGCAATCGGGTGCCGCCGAACTCGGCGGACTGCTCGGCTACCTGCTCGGCGGAGACGACGACGGATACGGCTACGACGGAGGCGGATGGTCCTCGGGCCGTCGCAGCGGCGGTTGGTCGGGCGGTTCCTCCGGAGGCCTGTTCGGCGGGTCCTCGGGCGGCTGGTCCTCCGGTCGGTCCTCGAGCAGCGGATCCCGACGCTCCTCCGGCGGCAGCCGACGCAGTTCCCGGAGCAGCGGCGGATCGCGCAGCAGCCGGCGCGGCAGATTCTGA
- a CDS encoding PspA/IM30 family protein: MAKQSILGRIAQLAKANINALLDQAEDPQLMLDQMVRDYTNSIAEAESAVADTIGNLRMLEQDHREDVAAAQDWGRKALAASAKADELRAAGNPTDADKFDRLAKVAIGKQLAAENEAKQAEPTIASQNEVVEKLKTGLGTMRDKLEQLKTKRSELIARQKTAEAQSRVIDAVKSIDILDPTSEIGRFEDKIRREEARVMGQQELAASTLDSQFESLEDLDRETEIEARLAALKSGGAKAVTAGE; encoded by the coding sequence ATGGCCAAGCAATCGATCCTCGGGCGCATCGCCCAGCTCGCGAAGGCGAACATCAACGCGCTGCTCGACCAGGCCGAGGACCCGCAGCTCATGCTCGACCAGATGGTCCGCGACTACACGAACAGCATCGCGGAGGCCGAGAGCGCCGTCGCCGACACCATCGGCAACCTGCGGATGCTCGAGCAGGACCACCGCGAAGACGTCGCCGCCGCGCAGGACTGGGGCCGCAAGGCGCTCGCCGCGAGCGCGAAGGCCGACGAGCTGCGTGCGGCAGGCAACCCCACCGACGCCGACAAGTTCGACCGGCTCGCCAAGGTCGCGATCGGCAAGCAGCTCGCCGCCGAGAACGAGGCGAAGCAGGCCGAGCCGACGATCGCCTCGCAGAACGAGGTCGTCGAGAAGCTCAAGACCGGTCTCGGCACGATGCGCGACAAGCTCGAGCAGCTGAAGACCAAGCGCAGCGAGCTCATCGCGCGCCAGAAGACAGCGGAGGCGCAGTCCCGCGTGATCGACGCGGTCAAGAGCATCGACATCCTCGACCCCACGAGCGAGATCGGACGCTTCGAAGACAAGATCCGCCGCGAAGAGGCCCGCGTGATGGGGCAGCAGGAACTCGCCGCCTCGACGCTCGACTCCCAGTTCGAGAGCCTCGAAGACCTCGATCGGGAGACCGAGATCGAGGCGCGGCTCGCCGCCCTCAAGAGCGGCGGCGCGAAAGCGGTGACCGCTGGCGAGTGA
- a CDS encoding DUF418 domain-containing protein, with protein sequence MRSGRFRAAPTTFGPDRLPGLDIARALAVLGMFAAHTIARDGAESLVNGRSSVLFATLAGVSLGLMTGGPTPSRGTARFAGAASIAMRGLLLLALGLLLWGLRTDIAVILDYYGVMFLLLLPVLFAPRWVVAIVGAAAAVVGPVAKEAALGAVPEGGSLVLDRLLTGYYPALIWLAYLAAGLIAARSDLRRARTQTVVAVTGLLGMVLGYGGAALLPGVDAEAHSDSTAEVLGSGGLALVVIAILVWLTSPERRALGRAARIVTWPLAATGSMALTVYVAQLLVLAAWIDTRPDRFDVDYPPTLFAALAVGSILFGTVWRATLGAGPLERLFRALTITPFRRTR encoded by the coding sequence GTGCGGTCGGGGCGGTTCCGCGCCGCCCCGACCACCTTCGGACCCGATCGCCTCCCGGGTCTCGACATCGCTCGTGCCCTCGCGGTGCTCGGCATGTTCGCCGCGCACACGATCGCACGTGACGGCGCCGAGAGCCTCGTCAACGGGCGCTCCTCCGTGCTGTTCGCGACGCTCGCGGGGGTGTCGCTCGGCCTCATGACCGGCGGTCCGACGCCCTCGCGCGGGACCGCCCGGTTCGCCGGGGCCGCCTCCATCGCGATGCGGGGTCTCCTGCTGCTCGCGCTCGGCCTGCTGTTGTGGGGCCTCCGCACCGACATCGCCGTGATCCTCGACTACTACGGCGTGATGTTCCTCCTGCTGCTTCCGGTGCTCTTCGCGCCGCGCTGGGTGGTCGCGATCGTGGGCGCCGCGGCGGCCGTGGTCGGCCCGGTCGCGAAGGAGGCCGCCCTCGGCGCTGTGCCGGAGGGCGGCTCGCTCGTGCTCGATCGCCTGCTCACCGGCTACTACCCCGCCCTCATCTGGCTCGCCTACCTCGCCGCCGGGCTCATCGCCGCCCGCAGCGACCTGCGCCGTGCGCGCACCCAGACCGTCGTCGCGGTCACCGGACTGCTCGGCATGGTGCTCGGCTACGGCGGTGCCGCCCTGCTGCCGGGAGTCGACGCCGAGGCGCACTCGGACTCGACCGCCGAGGTGCTCGGTTCCGGCGGACTCGCTCTCGTCGTGATCGCGATTCTCGTCTGGCTCACCTCGCCCGAGCGGCGAGCCCTCGGGCGCGCAGCCCGGATCGTCACGTGGCCCCTCGCCGCGACGGGGTCGATGGCCCTGACGGTGTACGTGGCCCAGCTGCTCGTGCTCGCCGCGTGGATCGACACCCGACCCGACCGCTTCGACGTCGACTACCCGCCGACGTTGTTCGCCGCGCTCGCGGTCGGCTCGATCCTTTTCGGCACGGTGTGGCGCGCCACCCTCGGCGCGGGGCCGCTCGAGCGACTGTTCCGCGCGCTGACGATCACCCCCTTCCGGCGCACCCGCTGA